From a single Centropristis striata isolate RG_2023a ecotype Rhode Island chromosome 14, C.striata_1.0, whole genome shotgun sequence genomic region:
- the ppp1r10 gene encoding serine/threonine-protein phosphatase 1 regulatory subunit 10: MAGGPVDPREILKGVEALLGKDGELRSLEGVPKVFSLMKASTKMVSRCMYLSILLQTKSHDVLNRFIRVGGYRMLNSWLTYSKSTNNTPLLQLILLTLQKLPLKVDHLKQNNTAKLVKQLSKSADTEELRKLASVLVEGWMATIRSQSVSSSGSSPADKKKKKEEGKVPVRDVKEKSGDEEKKKEKPKAHAPSHAKIRSIGLEMDTPNPAPAKKTPTAPQLGDKYNIKPPVLKRPSTGPSDAPPLEKKYKPLNTPSNSAKEIKVKIIPAQPMECTGFLDALNSAPVPGIKIKKKKSSGSTPTNTKAVSPTSNKANPFDSKLSAYSSSSVKPSSPESAASIAPVDENQEPEQPGTPVPSEDTEVSDNGEKPNALAEPRGEEESLSKKGKKKKTVHWAEEEQLKHYFYFDLDETERVNVNKIKDFGEAAKRELMMDRQTFEMARRLSHDTMEERVPWTPPRPLTLTGSLVTSGANSTEKLTQRDREMGILQEIFLSKESVPDSPHEPDPEPYEPMPPRLIPLDEDSSMMDDGYVEPMDTTSQQASAMAQNESSKLPPVLANLMGNLSNTSRSPQATNTVSNPVAPTVNVQELLSSIMGASGNQSTEDLIKQPNFSDKIKQLLGSLQQTQNQNQGGPPPVNQGLLGHGPGMNNMNNMNMHMQMPMNGGYPPNNPPGGPRFNHPPPPHNHGPPFNAGGGPRMMGPPPGQGRGENGNYWGDDSMRGGPHRGGHFHRGGRGRGGEPGFRGRGRGGPRGGHNNMNDMSKRPVCRHFMMKGSCRYESNCAFYHPGVNGPPLPPNHPANSQHNQHPQHGH; this comes from the exons atGGCGGGGGGACCAGTGGACCCCAGAGAGATTTTGAAGGGTGTGGAGGCTCTGCTGGGGAAGGATGGAGAGCTCCGCAGCCTGGAGGGAGTCCCAAAGGTGTTTAG CCTGATGAAAGCTTCTACTAAGATGGTCAGTAGATGTATGTACCtgagcatcttactacagaccAAATCTCATGATGTTCTTAACAG GTTTATCAGGGTGGGTGGCTACAGGATGCTCAACTCTTGGCTCACTTACTCCAAATCCACCAACAACACTCCCCTGCTGCAGCTTATCCTGCTCACTCTACAGAAGCTGCCTCTCAAAGTGGACCACCTCAAACAG AACAACACAGCCAAGCTGGTGAAGCAGCTAAGCAAGAGTGCAGACACCGAAG AGCTGAGGAAGTTGGCGTCTGTGCTTGTAGAAGGTTGGATGGCTACAATCCGCTCTCAAAGTGTGTCGAGCAGTGGCAGCTCTCCTGCTG ataagaagaagaagaaagaggagggCAAGGTGCCAGTGCGGGATGTGAAGGAGAAGAGTGGAgatgaggagaagaagaaggagaagccTAAAGCTCATGCACCCAGTCACGCCAAGATCCGCTCCATAG GATTGGAGATGGACACTCCGAACCCAGCCCCTGCTAAGAAGACACCCACTGCCCCACAGCTGGGTGACAAGTACAACATCAAGCCTCCAGTCCTCAAGAGGCCGAG CACTGGTCCATCAGATGCTCCACCTctggagaaaaaatacaaacctCTAAACACCCCCTCTAACTCTGCCAAAGAGATCAAAGTCAAGATCATTCCAGCACAGC CGATGGAGTGCACCGGGTTCCTAGATGCTCTGAACTCTGCCCCGGTGCCCGGCATCAAGatcaaaaagaagaaatccaGTGGCAGTACTCCAACTAATACCAAGGCTGTCTCCCCCACGTCTAACAAG GCGAATCCATTTGACAGCAAACTCTCTGCGTATTCTTCATCTTCTGTGAAACCATCATCTCCAGAAAGTGCTGCTTCCATCGCTCCTGTTGATGAAAACCAGGAGCCGGAGCAGCCTGGGACCCCTGTTCCCTCAGAGGACACTGAGGTCTCAGATAACG GTGAGAAGCCAAACGCTCTGGCAGAACCACGGGGAGAAGAAGAGAGCTTGAGCAAAAAgggcaagaagaagaaaacagttCACTgggctgaggaggagcagctcaAACACTACTTCTACTTTGACCTGGATGAGACAGAAAGAG TCAATGTCAACAAGATTAAGGACTTTGGTGAGGCGGCCAAACGAGAGCTAatgatggacagacagacgttTGAGATGGCCCGCCGGCTCTCCCACGACACCATGGAAGAGAGGGTCCCCTGGACCCCACCCAGGCCTCTGACGCTTACTGGCAGCCTGGTCACCTCTGGGGCCAACAGCACAGAGAAACTGACCCAGAGAGACCGCGAGATGGGCATCCTGCAGGAGATCTTCCTCAGCAAAGAGAG TGTGCCCGACAGTCCACATGAACCAGACCCAGAGCCCTATGAACCCATGCCTCCTCGTCTCATTCCTCTAGATGAg GACTCCTCCATGATGGATGATGGCTATGTTGAACCCATGGACACGACGTCCCAGCAGGCCTCTGCCATGGCCCAAAACGAGAGCTCCAAGCTGCCACCGGTCCTGGCCAACCTCATGGGCAATCTGAGCAACACCTCCCGCAGCCCGCAGGCCACAAACACAGTCAGCAACCCTGTAGCTCCCACGGTCAATGTACAGGAGCTGCTCTCATCTATCATG GGTGCTTCTGGTAACCAGTCCACTGAAGACTTGATCAAGCAGCCCAACTTCTCAGACAAGATCAAACAGCTACTGGGCTCCTTACAGCAGACCCAAAACCAGAACCAGGGTGGACCACCACCAG TCAACCAGGGTTTGCTGGGCCACGGACCAGGCATGAACAACATGAACAACATGAACATGCACATGCAGATGCCCATGAATGGCGGGTACCCTCCCAACAACCCGCCCGGCGGTCCTCGCTTCAACCACCCTCCACCGCCTCATAATCACGGCCCTCCTTTCAACGCCGGCGGGGGCCCGCGCATGATGGGCCCGCCTCCAGGCCAGGGCAGAGGAGAAAATGGCAACTACTGGGGAGATGACTCTATGAGAGGAGGACCTCACAGAGGCGGTCACTTCCACAGAGGAGGACGGGGCCGAGGAGGAGAGCCTGGCTTCAGGGGCAGAGGACGAGGGGGGCCCAGAGGAGGACACAACAACATGAATG ACATGTCCAAGAGACCCGTGTGTCGTCACTTCATGATGAAGGGAAGCTGTAGGTACGAGAGCAACTGCGCTTTTTACCACCCTGGAGTAAACGGACCGCCACTTCCCCCCAACCACCCTGCTAACAGCCAGCACAACCAGCACCCACAGCATGGACACTAG